The following proteins come from a genomic window of Trifolium pratense cultivar HEN17-A07 linkage group LG4, ARS_RC_1.1, whole genome shotgun sequence:
- the LOC123922854 gene encoding uncharacterized protein LOC123922854: MDRSWMKANRLGAEFENGMEEFFQYAREKLPNNNRFFCPCVKCLNRAPQLLIDEIRNHLVCEGICESYTNWIWHGEPSKDMQSAPEREVVDVDMDCRLEDMINDIGPEYFQRAHMYDSLRGDNEEPLYPGCTNFTRLYAVLRLFNLKARNGWTDKSFTELLELLCEMLPEGNKLPNRNYEAKKILCPMGMEYKKIHACPNDCILYRNEYEELKDCPTCGQSRFKLKDDDLNSDENTKRPPAKVLWYLPIIPRFKRLFANANDAKNIRWHAIERERDGQLRHPADSLQWKKIDDLYPDFGNEARNLRLGLATDGMNPYGNLSSIHSSWPVLLIIYNLSPLICMKRKYIMLSMMISGPKQPGNDIDVYLSPLIEDLRMLWEEGVDVLDGYSNENFKMRAMLFCTINDFPAYGNLSGYSVKGHKACPICEENTCFQQLKNGKKTVYLGHRKFLKPNHPYRRLRKAFNGDQENGIAPQALTGEEVFGRVQDVNILFGKHEQQTTDTNIWKKRSVLFNLPYWCNLDVR, encoded by the coding sequence ATGGATCGTAGTTGGATGAAAGCTAATCGTTTAGGTGCAGAGTTCGAAAATGGAATGGAAGAGTTTTTTCAATATGCTCGTGAAAAACTTCCTAATAATAATAGGTTTTTTTGTCCTTGTGTTAAATGTTTAAATAGAGCGCCACAACTTTTAATAGATGAAATACGAAATCACCTTGTTTGTGAGGGTATTTGCGAAAGTTATACCAATTGGATATGGCACGGTGAACCGTCAAAAGACATGCAAAGTGCGCCGGAAAGGGAGGTAGTTGATGTAGATATGGACTGTCGGTTAGAGGATATGATTAATGATATTGGACCCGAGTATTTTCAACGTGCTCATATGTACGATAGTTTGCGCGGTGACAATGAAGAGCCGTTGTATCCGGGATGCACTAACTTCACACGGTTATATGCGGTGTTGAGATTATTCAACTTGAAGGCAAGAAATGGATGGACGGATAAAAGTTTTACTGAACTACTAGAGTTGTTGTGTGAAATGCTCCCTGAAGGTAACAAATTGCCAAATCGTAACTATGAGGCAAAGAAGATATTGTGTCCGATGGGTATGGAGTACAAGAAAATACATGCATGCCCTAATGATTGCATATTATACCGAAATGAGTATGAAGAATTGAAGGATTGTCCCACATGCGGGCAATCACGTTTCAAATTGAAGGATGATGATTTGAATAGTGATGAAAACACAAAGCGTCCTCCTGCAAAGGTGTTGTGGTATCTTCCAATAATTCCAAGGTTTAAAAGATTATTTGCTAATGCAAACGATGCCAAGAATATTAGATGGCATGCGATTGAGAGGGAACGTGACGGACAACTTCGTCATCCAGCTGATTCTTTGCAATGGAAGAAAATTGATGATTTGTATCCGGATTTCGGTAATGAGGCAAGAAACCTTAGGCTTGGACTTGCGACAGATGGAATGAACCCATATGGAAACTTAAGCAGTATTCATAGTTCATGGCCTGTTCTATTAATTATCTATAATTTGTCTCCTTTAATTTGTATGAAAcgaaaatatattatgttatctaTGATGATTTCGGGCCCAAAGCAGCCAGGAAATGATATAGATGTTTATCTAAGTCCTTTGATTGAAGACTTGAGAATGCTCTGGGAGGAAGGTGTTGATGTGCTTGATGGGTATTCCAACGAGAATTTCAAGATGCGTGCAATGTTATTTTGCACTATCAATGATTTTCCTGCATATGGAAATTTGTCCGGTTATAGTGTTAAAGGACATAAGGCATGCCCTATATGTGAAGAGAATACATGCTTCCAACaattaaaaaatggaaagaagacAGTTTACCTTGGGCATCGAAAATTTCTCAAACCTAATCACCCATATCGCAGGTTAAGAAAGGCGTTTAATGGAGACCAAGAAAATGGAATTGCTCCACAAGCCTTAACTGGAGAGGAAGTTTTTGGACGGGTCCAGGATGTCAATATTCTATTTGGAAAGCACGAACAACAAACGACTGATACAAATATATGGAAGAAAAGGTCGGTGTTATTTAATCTACCTTACTGGTGCAATCTAGATGTTAGAtga
- the LOC123922855 gene encoding uncharacterized protein LOC123922855, giving the protein MRGKKVATELLFDSEIEKTAKANRKAVRLARLAEQELAEVSKGIPSDTGSQFEEEGTMAEDPLPPPRRTMGDYCRRTDAGQISMGFQPANPVTFDIKNIVLTGLRDKQFDGSATRDPWEHLERFYETCTMCRPEGYTDSQIKLRLFGFTLMGRAKDWLQCIPSGTINTWKELEDKFLERYFTNDMFLARRADITDFEQGESESLYEAYEHFKLLLRKCPNHSLDNMEQMQIFIRGLRMQSRMLIDASAGGTIRNKNEDEVRQLVENMCMNEYRSKSDRKRGVIAVDTNTALLAQIEILNKKLAAKSLAEVNASQAQEVKCDFCHGPHANGMCSPEAGEVNYAGGYQKNNPYSNTYNPGWKDHPDLQWGNQGNSSQGNSQNPPSRKSSPLEETINKFMQMTQSNFEAMRASQETSNRNHEASIRNLEIQIGQISKQVVAQSNGGFAGNTLDNPRNESCNAIGLRSRVVPSVVSKKSEKIKESEVEKKSETEGEVENEWLIVNDGEVEKEGGVEKNERLEEEKNENENKGNTEGEVEKIEKLIDADSMLRKTKAQLLKEHGKEQVIPSYVKLPYPRLKKKKEKEEGQFKRFVEVFKNLQINVPFSEALEQMPIYAKFMKDLLSGKRKLRDDENVTLSEECSAILQRKLPPKLKDPGSFTIPCSIGKVKVERALCDLGASINLMPLSMVRKLDCGEPKPTKMTLTLADRSITYPYGVLEDVLVKVNDLFFPADFVILDMNEDSEVPLLLGRPFLATGRALIDVELGELMLRFQNEQVTFNVFESMRHQNENPQCYQKTKRREEA; this is encoded by the exons ATGCGAGGTAAAAAAGTTGCAACAGAGCTTCTTTTTGATTCTGAAATCGAGAAGACTGCAAAGGCGAACAGGAAAGCAGTACGGTTAGCACGGTTAGCTGAGCAAGAGCTGGCTGAAGTATCAAAAGGAATTCCATCAGACACAGGTTCTCAGTTTGAAGAAGAAGGCACGATGGCCGAAGACCCACTACCGCCGCCTAGGCGTACCATGGGAGACTATTGTCGCAGAACAGATGCAGGACAAATTTCTATGGGGTTCCAACCGGCGAATCCTGTGACATTTGACATCAAGAATATAGTTCTCACCGGGCTAAGGGATAAACAATTTGATGGAAGTGCAACCAGAGATCCATGGGAGCATCTGGAACGCTTTTATGAGACATGTACTATGTGTCGTCCTGAAGGTTACACTGATAGTCAAATTAAACTCAGGTTGTTTGGGTTTACTTTGATGGGAAGAGCAAAAGACTGGTTGCAGTGTATTCCGAGTGGTACCATAAACACTTGGAAAGAGCTCGAAGATAAATTTTTGGAGCGTTATTTTACTAATGATATGTTTCTGGCAAGAAGGGCTGATATTACTGATTTTGAACAGGGCGAGTCAGAGTCTCTATATGAAGCCTACGAGCATTTCAAATTGTTATTGAGGAAATGTCCGAATCACTCTTTGGACAACATGGAACAAATGCAGATATTTATCAGAGGTCTGAGAATGCAATCCAGAATGCTTATAGATGCCTCAGCTGGAGGTACaattagaaataaaaatgaGGATGAAGTCAGACAATTGGTGGAGAACATGTGCATGAATGAGTATCGTTCCAAAAGTGACAGGAAGAGAGGTGTGATCGCAGTTGACACAAACACAGCTCTACTAGCCCAGATCGAGATATTAAACAAAAAGTTAGCTGCAAAGTCTTTAGCAGAGGTGAATGCTAGTCAGGCTCAAGAAGTCAAATGTGATTTTTGCCACGGGCCACACGCTAATGGAATGTGTTCACCTGAAGCTGGAGAAGTTAATTATGCCGGAGGATATCAGAAAAATAACCCTTATTCCAACACATATAACCCAGGTTGGAAAGATCACCCTGATCTGCAGTGGGGTAATCAAGGTAATTCTTCTCAAGGGAACTCTCAAAATCCACCATCTAGAAAATCATCTCCCTTGGAAGAAACAATTAATAAGTTCATGCAGATGACTCAGAGTAACTTCGAAGCCATGAGAGCCAGTCAAGAAACATCCAACAGAAATCATGAAGCTTCCATCCGAAATCTTGAAATACAAATTGGGCAAATATCAAAACAGGTGGTTGCTCAGTCTAATGGGGGTTTTGCTGGAAACACGTTGGATAATCCAAGGAATGAGAGTTGTAATGCCATTGGGTTGAGAAGTAGAGTTGTACCATCGGTAGTAAGTAAAAAGagtgagaaaataaaagagtCTGAAGTAGAGAAAAAGAGTGAAActgagggagaagtagaaaatgagTGGTTGATTGTAAATGATGGAGAAGTAGAAAAAGAGGGTGGAGTCGAAAAAAATGAGAGActagaggaagaaaaaaatgagaatgagaatAAGGGAAACACTGAGGGAGAAGTCGAAAagatagaaaaattaattgatgCAGATTCGATGCTCAGAAAAACCAAAGCCCAACTTCTCAAGGAACATGGGAAAGAGCAGGTAATTCCTTCTTATGTGAAGCTTCCATATCCTCGccttaagaaaaagaaagaaaaggaagaaggGCAATTCAAAAGGTTCGTAGAGGTGTTCAAAAATTTGCAAATTAATGTTCCCTTCAGTGAAGCTTTGGAGCAGATGCCGATATATGCCAAGTTTATGAAAGATCTCTTGTCAGGTAAGAGGAAACTTAGGGATGACGAGAATGTTACCTTGTCTGAGGAGTGTAGTGCAATTTTGCAAAGGAAGCTTCCCCCGAAGTTGAAAGACCCTGGGAGTTTCACTATTCCGTGTTCAATTGGTAAGGTAAAAGTTGAAAGAGCTCTTTGTGATTTAGGCGCTAGTATTAATTTGATGCCGCTATCCATGGTAAGGAAGCTTGATTGTGGGGAACCTAAGCCAACAAAAATGACTTTGACATTGGCTGATCGCTCCATCACGTATCCCTATGGAGTTCTTGAAGACGTGTTGGTAAAagttaatgatttattttttccagCCGATTTTGTTATACTTGATATGAATGAAGACTCAGAAGTCCCCTTATTGTTGGGAAGACCATTCTTGGCTACCGGTAGAGCGTTGATAGATGTGGAGTTAGGTGAGCTAATGTTGAGGTTTCAAAATGAACAAGTGACTTTTAATGTATTTGAGTCTATGCGTCATCAGAATGAAAACCCTCAATGTTACCAG aaaacaaaaagaagggAGGAAGCATGA
- the LOC123922856 gene encoding uncharacterized protein LOC123922856, whose product MHVEKNVCDSVIGTLLNIPGKTKDNANSRLDMVEMGIRQQLAPKSSGKRTYLPPACHTLSRNEKKSFCECLRSIKVPHGYSSNVKSLVSSKDLKLVGLKSHDCHVLMQQLLPVAIRGILPKKVRVVLTRLCLFFNAICSKVIDPKKLDELENEAAVILCQLEMYFPPSFFDIMVHLIVHLVREIRLCGPVYLRWMYPIERYMKILKGYVKNQHRPEASIVERYIAEEAIEFCSNYMSEADAIGIPMSRHGGRFGGIRGLKLKRMGREEVLRAQLYILNNTDEVQPYISAHKKIVKETFPRMNEKWVLNEHNKTFLKWFKETILADNTCSETLKRLARGAKFDVITWTGYDINNFTFYTKTQDDTSTVQNSGVMVVAESMHFSSSKDKNPVMASIPYYGIIEEIWDIDFITFRVPLFKCKWVDTKNGVKIDEFGFTLVNLENIAYTDEPFIMASQAKQVFYVRDPSSSNKKWSVVLKGKCNHRPNDSEHATLDIYETPSFSQRVPTLVEDTIGDEVYATREDHEEGIWENTQTVTGN is encoded by the coding sequence ATGCATGTGGAGAAAAATGTGTGTGATAGTGTAATCGGAACACTACTCAACATTCCGGGCAAAACAAAGGATAATGCAAATTCTCGTTTAGATATGGTTGAGATGGGTATACGACAACAATTAGCTCCAAAGTCATCTGGTAAGCGAACATATTTGCCTCCGGCTTGTCATACTTTGTCaagaaatgagaagaaaagCTTTTGTGAGTGTCTACGTAGCATAAAAGTGCCTCATGGTTACTCTTCAAATGTCAAGAGTCTTGTCTCATCGAAAGATTTGAAATTGGTTGGCCTAAAGTCTCATGATTGTCACGTATTGATGCAACAACTACTACCAGTTGCTATTCGTGGCATATTGCCTAAAAAGGTTAGAGTTGTCTTAACTAGGCTTTGCTTATTCTTCAATGCTATTTGTAGCAAAGTCATTGATCCTAAAAAATTAGATGAGTTGGAAAATGAAGCTGCTGTTATCTTGTGCCAACTGGAGATGTATTTTCCTCCTTCTTTTTTCGATATCATGGTTCACCTAATTGTTCATCTAGTGAGGGAGATTAGATTGTGTGGTCCTGTTTATTTGAGGTGGATGTATCCAATTGAGCGATACATGAAGATCTTAAAAGGGTATGTGAAGAATCAACATCGTCCTGAAGCATCTATTGTTGAGAGATACATCGCAGAAGAAGCTATTGAGTTTTGTTCTAACTACATGTCTGAAGCGGATGCTATAGGAATTCCTATGTCTCGTCATGGTGGAAGATTTGGAGGTATTCGGGGTTTAAAACTTAAACGCATGGGTCGAGAGGAGGTACTTCGAGCACAATTGTATATATTGAATAATACTGATGAAGTTCAACCTTACATTTCTGCTCACAAAAAGATTGTCAAAGAAACATTTCCTCGAATGAACGAAAAATGGGTTTTGAATGAGCATAACAAGACTTTCTTAAAGTGGTTTAAAGAAACCATTTTAGCTGACAATACATGTTCTGAAACATTAAAACGTCTAGCAAGGGGGGCTAAATTTGATGTCATAACTTGGACTGGCTATGATATCAATAATTTTACATTCTATACAAAGACTCAGGATGACACCAGTACCGTGCAAAACAGTGGGGTTATGGTTGTAGCTGAGTCCATGCACTTCtctagttcaaaagataaaaatcctGTTATGGCATCAATACCTTACTATGGGATCATAGAAGAGATTTGGGATATTGATTTCATTACATTTAGGGTTCCTCTGTTTAAATGTAAATGGGTTGATACAAAAAATGGTGttaaaattgatgaatttggtTTTACGTTGGTGAACCTTGAAAATATAGCTTATACGGATGAACCTTTTATTATGGCATCTCAAGCAAAACAAGTGTTTTATGTTAGAGACCCTTCTAGTTCTAACAAAAAGTGGTCAGTGGTTCTCAAAGGTAAATGCAACCACAGACCTAATGACAGTGAGCATGCAACGCTAGATATTTATGAGACTCCTTCTTTCTCACAACGGGTGCCAACTTTAGTTGAAGATACGATTGGTGACGAGGTGTATGCCACTCGTGAGGATCATGAAGAAGGGATATGGGAAAATACTCAAACTGTAACAGGAAATTAA
- the LOC123882433 gene encoding uncharacterized protein LOC123882433, with protein MADASTPSQSGLNTQSTKKNVRGCTRMKKLELLSARGERKSIDFNSDGRPIGKNAHDFKYHVASLAREKISILIDEWDKVGSEDRNEIWTGLKQVWDIPKNAAADKKTMIYAGERWKAFKNSLTSRYIDEKGNKFGKSAADDYSYIGKETWNDFVKSREDPAFLEKRKKGQVAQSYNKYPHRLSQGGYALLEKDMMADKLKKRKEAAGGAEVPPPSPPQRHEKWKQARLKPSGEYTSEATRLIAENIDALVSEGTFVPQGRHDILTEATGRGEHPGRVRGVGGGVGIREYFRSHSCKYSGTPPVMNKEQIEAIKAELTKDITAQVMRDISSLPAFSKKYTNNPVCSPNTTLQYESTKASCLELPHMSDDDPEDIPEECELYIEGSNHVVAYANVYRLGPNIHNQVLNNDMVRVAVTKVIYANAKLPVPTDEVTTVGDAPNTFIQWPKRLLQLISNKHVRSKKYDAPPKKSEPICQKLGVKAMYIDQNLKFNVEFGGTNAFIELPREDIVDLCMGTKELGISILQVWLIYLHRRCMELGNNNVYGFIDPQFTHSQNERGSVQSYIQKKMCDDKKECYIAPYLNNHHWQLLIINPTKLEVVFLCSLGKKPDKKICDIVETALGAYNKLQRARKQKKVEWFFPTSQKQQASYECGYYIMIHMLNIISATIVCSWTQIFRDSKPFQKDEVKNVQERCGNMILEHIEVSADNDMN; from the exons ATGGCTGATGCATCAACTCCTTCTCAAAGTGGGTTGAATACtcaatcaaccaaaaaaaatgtaagaggTTGCACCCGGATGAAAAAGTTGGAACTTTTGTCAGCACGGGGTGAGAGAAAATCGATTGATTTCAATTCAGATGGACGTCCTATAGGGAAAAATGCACATGATTTCAAGTATCATGTGGCTTCCCTTGCTCGAGAGAAAATCAGTATTCTGATTGATGAGTGGGATAAGGTTGGTAGCGAAGACAGAAATGAAATTTGGACAGGACTTAAG CAAGTATGGGATATTCCTAAAAATGCTGCTGCTGATAAGAAAACGATGATATATGCGGGTGAGCGTTGGAAGGCCTTTAAAAACAGCTTAACCAGTAGATATATAGACGAGAAAGGAAATAAGTTTGGCAAATCTGCTGCTGATGATTACTCTTATATTGGTAAAGAAACGTGGAACGATTTTGTTAAGTCGCGAGAGGACCCTGCCTTTCTG gagaaaagaaagaaggggCAGGTGGCTCAGTCTTATAATAAATATCCCCATAGATTGTCTCAAGGCGGATATGCTTTGCTCGAGAAAGACATGATGGCAgataagttaaaaaaaagaaaagaagcagCTGGAGGGGCAGAGGTTCCACCTCCATCTCCACCACAACGTCATGAAAAGTGGAAGCAAGCCCGACTAAAACCATCAGGAGAGTATACATCAGAAGCCACGCGTCTTATTGCAGAAAATATT GATGCTCTGGTGTCAGAAGGGACCTTTGTCCCACAAGGACGACACGATATTTTGACAGAAGCCACAGGGCGAGGTGAGCACCCTGGTCGGGTTCGGGGTGTTGGTGGGGGTGTGGGGATTCGAGAATACTTTAGATCTCATTCTTGTAAATATTCCGGTACCCCTCCTGTTATGAATAAAGAACAAATAGAGGCCATAAAGGCTGAGCTTACTAAGGATATTACAGCGCAAGTGATGCGGGATATATCTTCGTTGCCAGCTTTCtctaaaaaatacacaaataacCCAGTTTGTTCTCCAAATACCACTCTACAATATGAGAGCACAAAGGCTAGTTGTTTAGAGTTGCCGCATATGTCAGATGATGATCCGGAGGATATTCCTGAAGAGTGTGAATTGTATATTGAAGGAAGCAATCATGTAGTGGCATATGCTAATGTGTATAGGTTGGGGCCCAATATACATAATCAAGTGTTAAATAATGATATGGTGAGAGTGGCTGTTACCAAAGTGATATATGCAAATGCTAAATTACCTGTGCCGACTGATGAGGTTACAACTGTTGGTGACGCCCCCAATACTTTCATTCAATGGCCCAAAAGACTTTTGCAACTTATTTCTAACAAG cATGTTCGATCTAAGAAATATGATGCTCCACCGAAAAAGTCGGAACCTATCTGTCAAAAATTAGGGGTAAAGGCAATGTATATAGATCAAAATTTGAAGTTTAATGTTGAATTCGGTGGGACAAATGCCTTTATTGAGCTCCCAAGGGAAGATATTGTAGACTTGTGTATGGGTACAAAAGAATTAGGGATCAGTATTTTACAAGTGTGGCTTAT ATATCTTCATCGTCGTTGTATGGAATTGGGCAACAATAACGTTTATGGATTTATTGATCCGCAATTCACTCATAGTCAAAATGAGCGTGGTAGTGTTCAGTCCTACATACAAAAGAAGATGTGTGATGATAAAAAAGAATGTTACATTGCTCCTTATTTAAACaa TCATCATTGGCAATTGCTCATTATTAATCCTACGAAGCTTGAAGTAGTCTTTCTATGTTCATTGGGAAAGAAGCCGGATAAAAAAATCTGTGACATAGTTGAAAC AGCTTTGGGAGCTTATAATAAGTTACAACGTGCGAGAAAGCAAAAGAAAGTAGAATGGTTCTTTCCCACC agTCAAAAGCAACAAGCTAGTTATGAGTGTGGCTATTACATCATGATTCACATGTTGAACATTATATCTGCTACTATTGTTTGTTCATGGACACAG ATATTTCGGGATTCAAAGCCATTTCAAAAAGATGAAGTTAAAAATGTTCAAGAACGCTGTGGAAACATGATATTGGAACATATTGAAGTAAGTGCAGACAATGATATGAATTAG